AATGAATCTTTAAAAGAACTAGGACAAATGTTAGATCCTCCGGTTGGTAAATCAGGGATTAATCATAGACTTAGAAGAATAGAAAAAATAGCGGAGGAATTAAGAAAAGAAGGAAAGTAGGAAGTTTTACATGTCAAAACACGAAGAAATAATAAAGCACATATCTACTTTAAGTGTTGGAACAAGGATATCTGTTAGACGTATAGCAAGTAAGTTAAGTGTTAGTGAAGGAACTGCCTATAGAGCTATTAAAGATGCAGAAGTGTTAGGTATTGTTTCAACTATACCTAGAGTTGGTACAGTAAGAATTGAAAAAGTAAAAAAGAAGAATATAACATCTCTTAGTTATGCAGAAGTTGTAAATATAGTTGATGGAACTTTACTTGGAGGAAAAGATGGTATTCATGAGAGATTGAACAAATTTATAATGGGTGCCATGCAAGTAGAAGATGCTAAAAAGTATATGGTTCCAGGATGTTTAGTTATAGTAGGAAATAGAGAAGACATGCAAGAAGAGGCACTTAAAAATGGATGCGCAGTATTAATAACAGGTGGATTTGATTGCAGTGATAGAATAAAGAAAATAGGTAACGAAAGACAGTTACCTATAATATCCTCTACATATGACAGCTTTGCAGTAGCGACTATGATAAATAGAGCAATATCAGAAAGTTTGATAAAAAAAGATATTGTACTAATTGAGGATATAATGATTACAGATCCTATATATGTTAAATTCGATGATACTATAGAGAACTTTAAAAATATTATAGAAAAAAATAAGCATCAAAGATATCCAGTGGTGGACAATAACAAAAATGTTGTTGGAATTATAACCATAAAAGATTTACAAAAGCAAAATGATAATAAGTTAGTGAAAGAAATAATGAGTAAAGAGCTAATAACTGTAACTGAAAAAACTACAGTTGCTTATGCTGCACATATAATGGGATGGGAAGGTATAGAATTATGTCCAGTTGTACAAGGAAGACAACTAATAGGAGTTGTAAGTACAGAAGACATATTAAAAGCTATTCAACATATATCAAGACAACCTCAAGTTGGAGAAACATTAGAAGACTTAATTCTTAAAAACTTTCAATATAAAGTAGAAGATGATGTAATGCATTTTACAGGAAAAATAATACCTGAAATGTTGGATCAATTAGGAACAGCTTCATGGAGTTCTATGAATATGTTACTATCTACTGTTGGAATACTAACTTTAAGACATAAAAATAGCATTAATATATCTGTAGATAGTATAGTTACTTATTTTATGAAACCTGTGCAAATGGACAGTATAATTGATATATTTACTAAAATTATAGATATGGGAAGAAATTTCTGTAAAGTTGAAGTAAATATCCATAAGAAAAAAGAATTAATAGCAAGATGTATGCTTTCGGCAAAAATATTAAGATGAAATAAATTTCCTTTATCTTTTAGGTAAAGGAAATTTTATTTTATTATTAAATCAACATTATAGTGTCAAAAAATAGGGATAAAATAATAAAATAATAATAAAAATGGCATAATATTATTAAATAATTAAATATTATCAAATATAATTGACATATTAAAAGTAGTCAAGTATAATTTTTATTAAATTGAAACGGAGTAGTATAAGGAGGATGTATTATGACAACACAAAAGAAATTCATAGTCAAAGAAGGATATAAATCAAGTATGGATTTAAAGAAAACAGAAATAGCTATAAAACAGCTTAAGGATTTTTTCGAAAGAGAGCTTGCATATAAATTAAATTTAATAAGAGTATCAGCTCCATTATTTGTAAAAGAATCTAGTGGGCTTAATGATAATTTAAATGGTATTGAAAGACCGGTAGCATTTGATGCATTAGATATAAAAAAAGAAGAAATTCAAATAGTACATTCTCTAGCTAAGTGGAAGAGAATGGCTCTTCATAGATATGGATTTAAACCAGGTGAAGGATTATACACAGATATGAATGCTATAAGACGTGATGAAGAATTAGATAACATTCACTCTATGTATGTTGACCAATGGGACTGGGAAAAGGTTATAAAAAAAGAAGATAGAACTGAAGCAAAATTAAAAGAAATAGTAGAAGGAATATATGAAGTGTTCAAAAGCACTGAAAACTTTGTAAGTGATAAATATCCTGAAATAGATAAAACACTTCCAGAAAAAATAACATTTATAACTTCACAAGAATTAGAAAATATGTATCCAAACTTAACACCAAAGGAAAGAGAAAATACCATAACAAAAGAAAAGGGAGCAGTATTCCTAATGAAAATAGGAGATACATTAGCATCAGGAGAAAAACATGATGGAAGAGCTCCAGATTATGATGATTGGAGTTTAAATGGAGATATATTATTCTGGTATCCTGTTTTAAACTGTGCGCTTGAGTTATCTTCTATGGGTATTAGAGTTGATGAAGATGCACTAAAATATCAATTAAAGAAAGCTAACTGTGAAGAAAGAGCTGAACTTGAATTCCACAAAATGCTTTTAGAAAAGAAACTTCCTTATACAGTAGGTGGAGGAATTGGTCAATCTAGAATATGCATGTTCTTCTTAAGAAAAGCACATATAGGTGAAGTTCAAGCATCAATATGGTCAGAAGATGTTATTAAGGAATGTGAAGAATTAGGTATAACTTTATTATAGAAATTATTAAAATACACAGAACTCTATTTGGGTTCTGTGTATTTTTTACGAATATTTTTAAAATTATTATAGGTATTTTGAAAATGTTTAATTGGTGATATAATCATAGCACAAGTGCTTTTGTAATCTTATGTTAAAATTAAATAATTATAGTCATAATGCGACAATTATTTGTTTTTATAAGTCTTAAAAAATACAAGCAAGTAATTAAAAATAAATCTGTTTTGAAAAGGGGTATGGGAAATGAAAATTTTATTAGTAGACGATGAAGAATCACTTTTAAACTTAGTAAAAATAAATCTTATGTTTGAAAACTACGAAGTTATCACTGCAGAATGTGGAAAAACTGCAATAGAACTATTTCAAACTCAATCCCCAGATTTAGTAGTTTTGGATTTGATGCTTCCGGATATAGATGGGTTTCAAGTTATTCATGCAATCCAGGAAATCAACAATGAGGTTCCAATAATAGTTCTTAGTGCTAAAAATCAAATAAATGATAGACTTTTAGGATTACAGTTAGGAGCAGATGACTATATAACAAAACCTTTTGACAGTAGAGAATTAATATTGAGGATTAGGGCTATATCAAGAAGAATAAACAAGGCTAAATTATTAAGTAATAAAAAACAAAGTAGCATTATTGAAAAGGGTTTTATAAAAATAATGAAAGATGAAAGACGAGTTTTTATTGACTCAAAGGAAGTTATATTTACTCATATTGAATTTGAGATGTTAGTTCTTATGGTAAAGAATTCATATAAAGTTTTTACAAGAGAAGAACTTTTAGATAAAATATGGGGATATGATTTTTCAGGAAACACAAGAGCTGTAGATATTCACATTAAAAGAATTAGAAAAAAATTATTAGAGCACGAGGACGCTATAAAAACTATATATGGGGTTGGGTATAGATTCGAGGTATAACATTATGAAATTTGGAATTAAAAGAAAAATACTATTTATGAATATTTGCGTTTTGATAATAGCCATTGTAGGAATATATGTTGTAACAATATATGAATTATATACTAGAATAACAAACAACTCTATAGAGATGTTAAAAAAAGAAAGTTATAGTAGCCAGGCTTTTGTTATGGAATACTTGCAAAATGAAAATAAGGACGACATAGAAAAGGTTTTAAATGATATGAGTCCTTTTATTTCAAGCTATTTATCTAGTAAAAGTAAAGTTAGAGTACAAATGTATAACAAAACTTCTATTATAGGAGACTCAGAAAATTATCCAACTATAAAAAGAGACAGTGACGTAAATGAGGCATTAATGGGAAAAAAAGCGTACATCATAAGAAAAATAAGTGGACAATATTATGTGTTATTTTCAAGTCCCATTTATAATAAGGAAGATCAGATTGGATGCATAAGATATGTTTATAACTTAAAAAACGAAAACAAAATAATATTAGATACAGTTATAAGTATGACTTTTTTTACTATAATTTCAGTATTAATTTCTATATTTATGAGTAATTCATTTTCAAATGAAATAGTAAAACCAATAGTTATGCTTCGAAAACTTGCAAGACAAGTGTCTCTTGGGGATTTTTCTAAACGATTTAAAATAAGCAGTAATGATGAAATAGAAGATTTGGCGGAATCATTTAATATAATGTCTAACAACATAGAAAACATGATTGCAAAATTAAAGGAAGAAAAAGAAAATCAAAAAAGATTTTTAGATAATATAACACATGAATTTAAGACACCTGTTGCGGCTGTAATGGGATATTCAGATTTACTTTTTAGAGTTAAAGATGAAAAAGATACAAAAGAGTGTATAAAGTACATAAAAAAGAGTAGTGATAGATTATTAAATCTTGTTGAACAATTGTTAGAGTTATCAGTATTAAATAAAAATCAATTTGAACTTAATACTGAAACCACAGATATAAAGCCTATAGTAGAAAATGCTGCAATGCTATTAAAGCCAAGAATGAGTAAATTTGGTATAGATATAGACATTAATATTGAGTCTAAAAATATAATTGCAGATGTAAAAAAGACAGAGCAAGTTATATTAAATGTTTTGGATAACGCTATAAAGTATAGTGAATGCGATAAGATTTTAATAAATATGGACTACAATGAGGAATTTGTGAAATTATACATAAAAGATGATGGACAAGGCATACCAGAGAAAGATTTAAAAAAAGTATTCGAGCATTTTTATACTGCTCATAAAAGTTTACAGAATAAGCATGGGGGAAGTGGTCTTGGTCTTGCTATTTGTAAAGAAATTATGACTAAGCAGTTTGGAGATATAGAAATGCAAAATGAAGATGGAGCAAAAGTAATTTTAACATTTAAAATTGATTTTGACATGTAACCGTTACAATTTTGACACAATTATGATGAAATTATGAAAAGATTAGAGAGTATTATAATAAATAAGATAAGGTGAAGTGACGTCATGACAAGCTTTAAATACAAAAAAATATTATGCCTATATATTATATCATTTTTAATAATGATAATCATGGGTATATATCTAAGGAAGTCAATAAGTAATAAATTAGTTGTATTTGATGATAAGGAACAAGTGATTCAATATTCATCAAATTCTATTCCTGTAAAGATTGAACTTTATAGTAAAAGATGGGGCAAGACATCTATAACTTATAATAATTCATTAAAGGAATTTTGGGATATTGTTGAGTCTATGCCTAGAAGTAAAAACTTTTATGGATCTACTAAAATTGAGAATTCACCCAATGACATAATAGGGACAATTTTCTACTTAAATGGAAAAAGAAGTACTATGTGTTTAAATCATAATTTAAAAATAGATGATAGTTATTACGGTGGCGAAAGAGGTTATGCATATATAAATAGATTAAGAAATTATATCAATGATATTATGTGTACACCATCTATGCTTGCATCTATTGTAAACGATAAGAATAAAGTCATAATCGAAGATAAATTAAGTGAAGCTAGTAAGTGTGGAAGCAATGATAAAACTTTAATTAAAAATGAAATCACTAAGTTAAGAAGAATTAGCAATAATGAAAAACTCCAAAAAACAATAACAAGCAAGGGAAAGCTTAATTATCATATAAAGATATATATGGAAAACTCCAATGGAAGTAATATTAATTTATCCAAGATAAAACAAGATAATTATGACATTATAAGTATAAGCGTTTATGAAAATAATTGTGCAGTTATTAGAGATTATGGTAATGATACAGTGGACACTTTTTGCATGGAAGGTAATTTGACTAATGTTTGCAAAAGTATATTAAAACGTTAATATACAAATGGGGGAATTAAAGTGAAGATTAATAAGAGATATTTTAGTCTTATGTTGTTTAGTTTATTAATTATATTAACCGGTATAATTGGGTTTAATTTACTTCAAAAGTCTAGTAACCGTTTACCTAATTTTAAGGGAAAAAAACTTTTAGTTTATGTAGCTTTTAATGAAGATGAAGCAAAAGTATTACTGGAAGGGTTTAAAGAAAAAACAGGATGTGATTATTCTTTTTTAAGATTTCCAACTGAGGAAGCAGCAGAAAATGTAGTTAGGGAAATACAGTTTCAGAAGGCTGATATATTTTTAGGGGGAACGGCTGATGCTATTGAGCTACTAAAGAATAATAACTGTTTAGATAAATATGTCATTGAAAATACCAAAAAAATATCAGAACAGTACAGAGACAATGACGGTTATTGGACAGGTCTTTATATAGAACCTCTTTCTATAGGAATAAATGAGGAAAGATGGAATAAAGAATTTAAAGATTTAAAAAAACCAACTAAATTAGAAGATTTATTAAATCCTAGATTTAAAGGAGAAATCGTTTTACCTGACCCTAGAACATCTGGTACAGGATATACTTTTTTATCTTATATAGTGCAGAGCATGGGAAAAGATAAAGGACTAGAATTCTTTAAGAAATTAAAAAATAATGTAGGTCAATTTACGGATAGTGGATTTACACCAGCAAAAAAGGTTGGACTGGGAGAATATCTATTAACAGTAGATTTTATAAATCAACAGTTAATAGTAAAAAATTCAGGATTTAAAATAGAGTCCATTGTTCCAAAGGATGCAGGATGGACTATATGTCCAGTAGCAAAAATAAGGAATAGCCAGAATGAAAAGGTTGCCAATGCTTTTATAGAGTATTGTACAAGCAAAGAAGCCATGGAAGCATTAAGAGAATTTTCAATGGCAATACCTACAACTAATGATAACGCAGATAATAAGAATACTGAACTTTATAAGTTGAGTAGTACATATAACTTTAATAAAGCAGCAAAGGATAGAAGTGAACTTTTAGAAGAATTAAAAAAGATTATGTAAGGATAAACAATAAGATGAAGAGAGGATGAATTTATATGAACTTATTTAAACCAGCACCTCATGTTGATCGATTACCTAAAGAAAAAATAGATGCTAGTTATAAAAGATATCGTATACAAGTATTTTTAAGTATATATATTGGATATTTAACATTCTATTTTGTAAGAAGTAACTTTTCAGTTGCTAAAATGTACTTAGTAAAAGAAGGATTTTCAATAGCACAATTAGGATTTATAGCATCTGGACTTGGAATTGCTTATGGTATAAGTAAATTTATCATGGGAAATGTATCTGATAGGTCGAATCCGAGATATTTCTTGGCAGCAGGACTTATTTTATCAGGTATTGTAAATGTTCTTTTTGCAACAACTACTAGTAATATAGTTATGTTTGTTTTAATGTTACTTAATGGATGGTTCCAAGGTATGGGATGGCCTCCATGTGGTAGAACAATGACTCACTGGTTCTCAGATAAAGAACGTGGAGTTAAGATGTCAATTTGGAACACTGCACATAATGTAGGTGGCGGACTTATAGCTGTAATCGTTGTCTATGGTGTTAATACTTTTGGAGGTTGGAAGGGAGCATTCTACTTCCCAGGAATCATAGCTATCGTTGTTGGTATACTATTCATGATTTTCGCAAAAGATACTCCTCAATCTGTAGGATTACCTCCAATTGAAGAATATAAAGATGATTATCCAGACCTTGTTGTTGAAGTTGAAGATAGAGAAAAAGAATTATCAGCAAAAGAAATATTAGTTAAGTATGTATTAAAGAATAAATTCTTATGGTTTATAGCTTTTGCAAACGTTTTTGTATACTTTGTAAGATACGGTGTAGTAAACTGGGTACCAATATACCTTGAACAAGTAAAACATTTTTCAGTAAAAGAATCTACATTAGCATTTTCATTATTTGAATATGCAGCTATACCAGGAACTATAGTTGTTGGATGGTTAAGTGATAAAGTATTCCATGGAAGACGTGCACCAATGGGTGTATTCTGTATGATAGGTGTTATTGCAGGAGTATTCGTTTACTGGAAAAGCTCAAGCGTTATGTCTATTAATATAGCATTATCTTTAATAGGAGCATTAATATATGGACCAGTTATGTTAATCGGAGTTAGTGCCCTTGACTTAGTACCTAAAAAAGCAGCAGGAACTGCAGCAGGATTTACTGGATTATTTGGTTACTTAGGTGGCCAAGTATTAGCAGAAGCAGCAATGGGAGCTGTAGTTGATAAGTTTAGCTGGAATGGAGGATTTATCACATTAATGGCTTCAGCAGCATTAGCAATAGTATTCTTTGGACTTACTTGGAATGTACACGATAATTCTAAGGAAGAAGAAGCAGAATTAGAAGTTTCATGTGAAGGAAATTAGTTATCCAAAAAATAAATACAACTACAAAAAAGGAGATGCCTTAATGGTGTCTCTTTTTGTATTACAAATATTTAAAAATAGTGTGGTGTTTATAATGTATCCAT
This Clostridium novyi NT DNA region includes the following protein-coding sequences:
- the asnA gene encoding aspartate--ammonia ligase translates to MTTQKKFIVKEGYKSSMDLKKTEIAIKQLKDFFERELAYKLNLIRVSAPLFVKESSGLNDNLNGIERPVAFDALDIKKEEIQIVHSLAKWKRMALHRYGFKPGEGLYTDMNAIRRDEELDNIHSMYVDQWDWEKVIKKEDRTEAKLKEIVEGIYEVFKSTENFVSDKYPEIDKTLPEKITFITSQELENMYPNLTPKERENTITKEKGAVFLMKIGDTLASGEKHDGRAPDYDDWSLNGDILFWYPVLNCALELSSMGIRVDEDALKYQLKKANCEERAELEFHKMLLEKKLPYTVGGGIGQSRICMFFLRKAHIGEVQASIWSEDVIKECEELGITLL
- a CDS encoding ABC transporter substrate-binding protein; protein product: MLFSLLIILTGIIGFNLLQKSSNRLPNFKGKKLLVYVAFNEDEAKVLLEGFKEKTGCDYSFLRFPTEEAAENVVREIQFQKADIFLGGTADAIELLKNNNCLDKYVIENTKKISEQYRDNDGYWTGLYIEPLSIGINEERWNKEFKDLKKPTKLEDLLNPRFKGEIVLPDPRTSGTGYTFLSYIVQSMGKDKGLEFFKKLKNNVGQFTDSGFTPAKKVGLGEYLLTVDFINQQLIVKNSGFKIESIVPKDAGWTICPVAKIRNSQNEKVANAFIEYCTSKEAMEALREFSMAIPTTNDNADNKNTELYKLSSTYNFNKAAKDRSELLEELKKIM
- a CDS encoding DRTGG domain-containing protein, coding for MSKHEEIIKHISTLSVGTRISVRRIASKLSVSEGTAYRAIKDAEVLGIVSTIPRVGTVRIEKVKKKNITSLSYAEVVNIVDGTLLGGKDGIHERLNKFIMGAMQVEDAKKYMVPGCLVIVGNREDMQEEALKNGCAVLITGGFDCSDRIKKIGNERQLPIISSTYDSFAVATMINRAISESLIKKDIVLIEDIMITDPIYVKFDDTIENFKNIIEKNKHQRYPVVDNNKNVVGIITIKDLQKQNDNKLVKEIMSKELITVTEKTTVAYAAHIMGWEGIELCPVVQGRQLIGVVSTEDILKAIQHISRQPQVGETLEDLILKNFQYKVEDDVMHFTGKIIPEMLDQLGTASWSSMNMLLSTVGILTLRHKNSINISVDSIVTYFMKPVQMDSIIDIFTKIIDMGRNFCKVEVNIHKKKELIARCMLSAKILR
- a CDS encoding DUF3919 family protein, translating into MTSFKYKKILCLYIISFLIMIIMGIYLRKSISNKLVVFDDKEQVIQYSSNSIPVKIELYSKRWGKTSITYNNSLKEFWDIVESMPRSKNFYGSTKIENSPNDIIGTIFYLNGKRSTMCLNHNLKIDDSYYGGERGYAYINRLRNYINDIMCTPSMLASIVNDKNKVIIEDKLSEASKCGSNDKTLIKNEITKLRRISNNEKLQKTITSKGKLNYHIKIYMENSNGSNINLSKIKQDNYDIISISVYENNCAVIRDYGNDTVDTFCMEGNLTNVCKSILKR
- a CDS encoding sensor histidine kinase, producing MKFGIKRKILFMNICVLIIAIVGIYVVTIYELYTRITNNSIEMLKKESYSSQAFVMEYLQNENKDDIEKVLNDMSPFISSYLSSKSKVRVQMYNKTSIIGDSENYPTIKRDSDVNEALMGKKAYIIRKISGQYYVLFSSPIYNKEDQIGCIRYVYNLKNENKIILDTVISMTFFTIISVLISIFMSNSFSNEIVKPIVMLRKLARQVSLGDFSKRFKISSNDEIEDLAESFNIMSNNIENMIAKLKEEKENQKRFLDNITHEFKTPVAAVMGYSDLLFRVKDEKDTKECIKYIKKSSDRLLNLVEQLLELSVLNKNQFELNTETTDIKPIVENAAMLLKPRMSKFGIDIDINIESKNIIADVKKTEQVILNVLDNAIKYSECDKILINMDYNEEFVKLYIKDDGQGIPEKDLKKVFEHFYTAHKSLQNKHGGSGLGLAICKEIMTKQFGDIEMQNEDGAKVILTFKIDFDM
- the glpT gene encoding glycerol-3-phosphate transporter, which codes for MNLFKPAPHVDRLPKEKIDASYKRYRIQVFLSIYIGYLTFYFVRSNFSVAKMYLVKEGFSIAQLGFIASGLGIAYGISKFIMGNVSDRSNPRYFLAAGLILSGIVNVLFATTTSNIVMFVLMLLNGWFQGMGWPPCGRTMTHWFSDKERGVKMSIWNTAHNVGGGLIAVIVVYGVNTFGGWKGAFYFPGIIAIVVGILFMIFAKDTPQSVGLPPIEEYKDDYPDLVVEVEDREKELSAKEILVKYVLKNKFLWFIAFANVFVYFVRYGVVNWVPIYLEQVKHFSVKESTLAFSLFEYAAIPGTIVVGWLSDKVFHGRRAPMGVFCMIGVIAGVFVYWKSSSVMSINIALSLIGALIYGPVMLIGVSALDLVPKKAAGTAAGFTGLFGYLGGQVLAEAAMGAVVDKFSWNGGFITLMASAALAIVFFGLTWNVHDNSKEEEAELEVSCEGN
- a CDS encoding response regulator transcription factor, producing the protein MKILLVDDEESLLNLVKINLMFENYEVITAECGKTAIELFQTQSPDLVVLDLMLPDIDGFQVIHAIQEINNEVPIIVLSAKNQINDRLLGLQLGADDYITKPFDSRELILRIRAISRRINKAKLLSNKKQSSIIEKGFIKIMKDERRVFIDSKEVIFTHIEFEMLVLMVKNSYKVFTREELLDKIWGYDFSGNTRAVDIHIKRIRKKLLEHEDAIKTIYGVGYRFEV